One Anolis carolinensis isolate JA03-04 chromosome 5, rAnoCar3.1.pri, whole genome shotgun sequence DNA segment encodes these proteins:
- the naga gene encoding alpha-N-acetylgalactosaminidase — MKLMDSFFFLALVPLALALENGLMRTPPMGWLSWERFRCNTDCKSDPHSCISEKLFMDMADRLATDGWRELGYVYVNIDDCWMAKERSATGQLIPDPERFPSGIKALADYVHARGLKLGIYGDIGTFTCGGYPGTTLDRIEQDALTFAQWGVDMLKFDGCYSSSDVQAQGYPKMSRALNATGRPIAYSCSWPAYRGGLPPQVNYTLLANICNLWRNYGDIQDSWDSVLSIVDWFSANQDILQPVAGPGHWNDPDMLIIGNFGLSCEQARSQMALWTIMAAPLFMSTDLRAISESAKEILKNKLMIKINQDPLGIQGRRILQEKSHIEVFLRPLSHSASALVFFSRRTDMPYRYTTSLAQLNFTQDVVYEAQDVYTGQIISGLKAADNFTIVVNPSGVVMWYLYPTMYLDQPFSFVQHHPEAKKARPFTL; from the exons ATGAAGCTCATGGactctttcttcttcctggccCTTGTTCCTTTGGCTCTGGCCTTGGAAAATGGGCTCATGAGAACACCTCCAATGGGATGGCTTTCATGGGAGCGGTTTCGTTGTAATACGGATTGCAAGTCAGATCCCCACAGCTGTATTAG TGAGAAACTCTTCATGGACATGGCAGATCGTTTGGCGACGGATGGCTGGAGGGAGCTGGGCTACGTTTATGTGAATATAGATGACTGCTGGATGGCAAAGGAGCGGAGTGCTACAGGGCAGCTCATTCCAGATCCTGAAAGGTTCCCGAGTGGAATCAAAGCCTTGGCAGATTAT GTGCACGCTCGTGGGCTGAAGCTTGGCATTTATGGCGACATTGGCACCTTCACTTGTGGAGGGTACCCTGGCACCACATTGGATCGAATTGAACAAGATGCTTTAACATTTGCACAGTGGGGAGTGGACATGCTGAAATTTGATGGCTGCTACTCATCATCAGATGTGCAGGCCCAAG gtTATCCTAAAATGTCCAGGGCTCTGAATGCAACCGGCCGTCCTATTGCCTATTCCTGTAGCTGGCCAGCCTATCGAGGGGGACTTCCACCTCAG GTGAACTACACTCTCCTGGCAAACATATGTAATCTCTGGCGAAACTATGGTGACATACAAGACTCTTGGGACAGTGTCCTCTCCATTGTGGATTGGTTCTCCGCCAACCAGGATATCCTTCAGCCAGTGGCTGGACCTGGTCACTGGAATGATCCAGACATG CTCATCATTGGAAACTTTGGCCTGAGCTGTGAACAGGCTCGGTCCCAGATGGCTTTATGGACCATAATGGCAGCTCCTCTGTTCATGTCCACTGACCTCCGTGCAATCTCGGAGAGTGCCAAGGAGATCCTAAAGAACAAACTGATGATCAAAATCAACCAAGACCCCCTGGGAATTCAAGGACGCAGAATCCTTCAG GAGAAATCTCACATAGAGGTGTTCCTGCGGCCACTGTCACACTCAGCCAGTGCTCTGGTTTTCTTCAGCCGGAGGACAGACATGCCTTATCGCTATACCACCTCCCTTGCTCAGCTCAATTTTACACAGGATGTTGTGTATGAG GCACAGGACGTATACACTGGTCAAATCATCAGTGGCCTGAAGGCTGCAGATAACTTCACCATTGTAGTTAATCCCTCCGGAGTAGTCATGTGGTATCTCTACCCGACAATGTATTTGGACCAGCCTTTCAGCTTTGTACAACATCATCCTGAAGCCAAGAAAGCCCGTCCTTTCACTTTGTGA
- the wbp2nl gene encoding postacrosomal sheath WW domain-binding protein, translated as MAVNRNHSEGGGVIPPNGESILKHCKDVELTFSDVTSKPEIFKGTKKGMVFLTPYRIIFVSKSKDPMMSFSMPYNLVKGCSIEQPVFSANYIKGVIQAEPGGGWEGQASFKMSFFSGGAIEFGQLMFRLASDASRGVPAQSFGYGYIPVPGGYAPFPGGYAPAPGGYAPAPAGYAAPPPAAYGQYAYMPGQMNGYGPAPQPMGYAYAPPQGMYPPPSGMYMAPPPPYPGPSSAGPSAPPEAGPSAPRTWTEPGTPDGNKASEAASSAYYNPANPHNVYMPMDQPPPYAPPEEKKNN; from the exons ATGGCGGTGAACAGGAACCACTCAGAAGGCGGAGGGGTTATCCCGCCCAACGGGGAGAG TATTCTCAAACATTGTAAAGATGTGGAGCTGACCTTTTCTGATGTGACTAGTAAACCAGAAATCTTCAAGGGCACCAAGAAAGGAATGGTGTTTCTCACTCCTTACAGG ATCATTTTTGTGTCCAAGAGCAAGGACCCAATGATGTCTTTCTCTATGCCGTACAACCTGGTCAAAGGGTGCTCCATTGAACAGCCAGTATTTTCTGCCAATTACATCAAAGGAGTGATACAAGCCGAACCAGGAG GTGGCTGGGAAGGACAAGCTTCCTTTAAGATGAGCTTCTTCAGCGGAGGTGCCATAGAATTTGGACAGCTGATGTTTAGACTGGCAAGTGATG CTTCCAGAGGAGTTCCTGCTCAGAGCTTTGGCTACGGCTATATCCCTGTTCCCGGGGGTTATGCACCTTTTCCAGGAGGATATGCACCTGCACCAGGAGGATATGCACCTGCACCAGCAGGCTATGCTGCACCACCCCCAGCTGCCTATGGACAATATGCTTATATGCCTGGGCAAATGAATGGATATGGACCTGCTCCCCAGCCTATGGGATATGCATATGCACCTCCTCAAG GAATGTATCCTCCACCTTCTGGCATGTAtatggctcctcctcctccatacCCTGGCCCTTCTTCAGCAGGACCTTCAGCACCGCCTGAGGCAGGACCTTCAGCCCCTAGAACCTGGACAGAACCAGGAACGCCAG ATGGAAATAAAGCATCTGAGGCAGCTTCCAGTGCATATTATAATCCAGCTAATCCTCATAATGTCTACATGCCTATG GATCAGCCACCTCCTTATGCACCACCAGAGGAGAAGAAGAACAACTAA